One window from the genome of Pseudomonadota bacterium encodes:
- a CDS encoding alkaline phosphatase PhoX has translation MSITPLSRRHFLQQAGSAVALGTLAPTLSAYAARRARQGVNRTPTSPYGDIAPVIDQTTRLPLLKLPEGFRYASYGWTGDLMSDGTLTPDRHDGMAVVATSRNLDGDITLIRNHERGATEPGNPLPFIGDGLAPIYDDFTLEGVISGIGGGTTSMTFRRGRLIDHRASLGGTLTNCAGGRTPWNSWLTCEEVTIRGTIIGAKDHGYVFEVPAPNTGLVASAVPIIDMGFFDHEAVAVDPATSFVYLTEDNGPNSGFYEFRPNDRSGQVGALEQGGELYMLKVVGQPLRDLRDVQAGDVFDIEWVRVEDPNADPEFFVPPEEDFPPIEGSGRSGCFLQGEAQGAAFFNRGEGCWFYRGLIYFVDTSGGAAEKGTVFAYDPAAQRLTVLFVSPDAVVADNPDNITVSPNGGVLVCEDGGGVNDEAGELTIGTRMLGIEPDGNAYVFAENNMIIDAPLPDRPFIEPADYRGSEWAGATFGPLGNLMFVNIQTPGVTFAITGPWERGPL, from the coding sequence ATGTCGATCACACCCCTTTCACGTCGTCACTTTCTGCAGCAGGCGGGCAGCGCCGTCGCCCTCGGCACGCTGGCGCCCACGCTGTCGGCCTACGCCGCGCGCCGCGCTCGCCAAGGCGTGAACCGCACGCCGACGAGTCCCTACGGCGACATCGCGCCGGTCATCGATCAAACCACTCGGCTGCCCCTGTTGAAGCTCCCCGAGGGCTTCCGCTACGCCTCCTACGGCTGGACCGGCGACCTCATGAGCGACGGCACGCTCACCCCCGATCGTCACGACGGCATGGCCGTGGTGGCCACCAGTCGCAACCTCGACGGCGACATCACCCTGATCCGTAACCACGAGCGCGGCGCCACCGAGCCCGGCAACCCCCTGCCCTTCATCGGCGACGGCCTCGCCCCCATCTACGACGACTTCACCCTGGAAGGAGTGATCAGCGGCATCGGCGGCGGCACCACCAGCATGACCTTTCGCCGCGGCCGGCTGATCGACCATCGCGCCTCCCTGGGCGGCACGCTCACCAACTGCGCCGGCGGACGCACGCCCTGGAACAGCTGGCTCACCTGCGAGGAGGTCACGATCCGCGGCACCATCATCGGCGCCAAAGACCACGGCTACGTGTTCGAGGTGCCGGCGCCCAACACGGGCCTCGTGGCCAGCGCCGTGCCCATCATCGACATGGGGTTCTTCGATCACGAAGCCGTCGCCGTCGACCCCGCCACCTCCTTCGTCTACCTCACGGAGGACAACGGGCCGAACAGCGGCTTCTACGAGTTCCGCCCCAACGATCGCTCTGGCCAGGTCGGCGCCCTCGAGCAAGGCGGTGAGCTCTACATGCTGAAGGTGGTCGGCCAGCCCCTGCGCGACCTGCGCGACGTGCAGGCGGGCGACGTGTTCGACATCGAGTGGGTGCGGGTGGAAGACCCCAACGCCGACCCCGAGTTCTTCGTCCCGCCCGAGGAGGACTTCCCGCCCATCGAAGGGTCGGGCAGGTCGGGCTGCTTCCTCCAGGGCGAGGCTCAAGGCGCCGCCTTCTTCAACCGCGGCGAGGGCTGTTGGTTCTACCGCGGCCTGATCTACTTCGTCGACACCTCGGGCGGTGCCGCCGAGAAGGGCACGGTGTTCGCCTACGATCCGGCGGCACAGCGCCTGACGGTGCTCTTCGTCTCCCCCGACGCAGTGGTGGCGGACAACCCCGACAACATCACCGTCAGCCCTAACGGCGGCGTGCTCGTCTGCGAAGACGGCGGCGGCGTGAACGACGAGGCCGGCGAACTCACCATAGGCACGCGCATGCTCGGAATCGAACCCGACGGCAACGCTTACGTGTTCGCCGAGAACAACATGATCATCGATGCCCCCCTGCCGGACCGGCCGTTCATCGAGCCCGCCGACTACCGGGGCAGCGAGTGGGCCGGCGCCACCTTCGGCCCCCTCGGCAACTTGATGTTCGTCAACATCCAGACCCCGGGCGTCACCTTCGCCATCACCGGGCCGTGGGAGCGCGGGCCGCTGTAG